CCGACCGGCTGACGCTTTCCGTCCGCACCGTCGAGAGCCACATCTACCGGGCGATGGCCAAGACAGGGACCAGCGGTCGCGACGAGCTGGCCGCCCTGCTGGCCCCACCCGCGCGGACTCAGTAACTGTCACCTTTGTCTGCCGAAGTGCAGTGGTGGACTACTGCATCCACCGCCCCTTTCGAGAGTGACCCTTGAGCGGTTACAGGAAGGGGTGCACATGTCCAGAACGAGAAGCGTCGTCGCGACGCTCGGCGCCGGCGTACTCGTGCTCGCACTGGTGGTCGCGCCTCCGGAACTCACGGCCGAACGGGCGGCCCCTCGCGCGGTGCAGCCGACGGCGATGACGTTCTCACCGACGGCGGTGATTGCGGCGTTGCAGCGGTTCGTCGACGCCGACCCGCGCGCAGTCGCGGCTCGGGCAGCGGGTGTGCCGACGCAGAACCAGCCCGGTACCGGCCCGGTGCAGCGCCTCGACGCCGCGCCTTCCGCGGCGGCAGCCGCGCTCGCACTGCCCACACCGGGCAACGTGATCGGCACCTTGCTCGGACCACTGCTGCGCAATCCGTTCATCGCGCCGATCCTCGGGCCGATCATCTTGTTCGGACCGATCATCGCGCTTGTCGTCCTGGCGTGCCCGCCGTGCGCGATCGTCAACTTCATCGGTGGCATCATCCGGAGTTTTCTCATCGAACTCGCCCCGGTGGGAGTCGCCGCTGCGGCGGCGGTCACGGCGGATCTGCCGGTCGAGGAGGAGCCAACGGTCGCTCTGCCCGATGAAACCGTGCCGGATACCTCGGGTCCACCGGTGGGCGTATCGAACGAAATACACAGTCGGACAGAACGGTTCGAGACTTTCCAGCAGGCAGGCCCTGACCTCCCCGAGGCCATCGAGGGCAAGTCGGCGGGCGTGACCGTCGCCGACGCAACCGAGGACGACTTGCCCGTCGAGGAGGACTTGCCCGTGGAGGAGGACGCGCTCGAAGACGTCGACGATCCGACGACGACGCAGACCGGCGAGGAAGAAGTGACCGGTGACAACGGCGGGTTGGCCACAGAGTCCGTGGACGACGCCGACGATGCTGATGACGATCACAGCCCCGCAGGCCCGACCGACACCGCCGGTGACGAATCACCCGGCAACGACGCGCCTTCCGAGTGAGACGACGGTCAGCGCCGGCCTGCAGAGGGGACGGGCCGGCGCTCGATCGTGCCGCTGCCTTCGGTGTCGGCGAGCATCGCGGCGGCCCATCGGAGGTGGCCCTCGTAGCCGAAACGCTCTGCCGTCCTGCGGTACCCACAAGCCAGTTCGCGATAGGTCGCCCGATCGCCCTGCGCCCGAGCCAACAGCGCCCGTGACCTCAGCAGCCAGACGTCACGGATCGCCAGCCCGTCGAGAACCGGTACGGCTGCGAGCCGCTCCAGCGCGACCTCCGCCTCGCACACGTCACCGTCACCGCCGCGGTCCAGGAGGGTCTCCACCAGAACGGCCGTCGCCGGGATGCCCCACGACAACAGCTGGCCCTCGCACACCAGTTGGTCGAGGGCAGCACGGATCTGCACGATCGCCTGATCGCGATCGCCGTGCCGAGCCTGCTCCCGTGCCAGATACACGTTGACCAGCCGCAGCTCGCTCAGGTTGTGGCTCTCATGTTCGAGGACGTCACGAACTTCGGTCAACAACCTGAGTCCGCGGTCGCGCTCCGCTTCTGAATCCCGATGTGCCAGGGCCAGTCCCAAGATCACGCGGTCGAAGGCCACCGCCATGTCGTCACCGGATCGCTCGGCGATGCGCAGGGCATCCTCGATCTCGCGCACCGCTCGATCGTGGGCCGCCAGGACACCGAGAGGTATGCCGGGGAAGTACACGTAGGCCACCACGGTGGCGTAGGAGAACGACCCGGTCTCGCGGGCCATCGCCAGGCCCCGGCGCAGGTCGTCGGACCATCCGGGACGGCCCAGGCAATACCGCGCGAAACCGCGGGTCGTGTAGGCGACCGCGAGCGGCGACCCGAAAAGGAGGTCGCCTGCAGACGGGTCACCGTCGGCCGAGTCGATGGCCCGCTGCGACCACTGCAGCACGTCGCGCCACTCGCCGCCGTGCCCCTTCGGATAGATGAGCGGGAACGACAGCCCCACCGTCAACGTCGGGTCGCGGAGCGAGTCGATCAGGCCCCAGGCTTCGGATGCCAACCGCGATGCGTCGCGGATCCGGCCCTGAAACGCTCGATCTATCGCCAGCCCCGCCATCCCGATCGCCAGCGACGCCGTGTCCCCGGCGGCGGCGCACAGGTCGCGCAACTCGTCGATGTGCTCGTCGGCCACGTTCGCGTGCAGGCGCCAGGCGATGCCGCACAACATGGTGCGGGGGGCGATCTGCATCGCCCGCCGGTTCGGCTCGTCGGCCGGCAGGGCGTCCGCGATCACCCGCGCGCGTTCCCAGCTCTGCCGCGCCGAGGTGATGTCGCGGTCCGTCGCCCACGCCGCGGCACGCATGTGCCACCGGTATGCCGCGGGCAGGTCGTAAGCCGCCTCGAGGTGTTCTGCGATCAAGGCGGCGTTGTCGTCGGCCGACGCCGGGAAGCGTTCCTCGATGGCCACCGCGACGCGCCGATGCAGAGCGGCGCGATCGGTTCTGAGCTGTGACTCGTAGGCCACCGCGCGGATCAGCGGATGACGGAAGGTGTACTCAGCGCCGCGCGGACACCGCACTCGGTCGATGAGCTCCGCAGCCAGCAGTTCGTCGACCACCGCATCGGGCTGCAGTGCGGCGAGCAGATCCGCCCCGAACCTGGCGCCGAGAATCGAAGCCGCACTCAATGTCCTGCGGGAAGATGCACTCAACCGGTCGATGCGCGCCTTGATCGCGGCCTGCACCGTGGCCGGCACACAGACGTCGGCAACGTCGACCTCGCAGACGTATTCGCCGTGCGCGCCCTGCAGCACACCGCGCTGCACCATCTCGCGCACCATCTCCTCGGCGAAGAACGGGTTCCCCGAGGCGCGTTCGGTGATGACCGTCGCCAGCCGCGCCGCCGACGGGTCACCCCCCACCAACTCGCCGAGCAACATGGCGGTCTCCGAATCATGCAGCGGCGCAAGCGCAATGGCATGCGCGCCCGGCACCCGGGAGAGGGCGCCGACGTATTCAGGACGAAACGTGATCAACACCAGCTGTGGCGTCTGCGGGACCACGGTGAGGAAATCGCCGAGCAGTGACTCGCTGGCCGGATCGATCCAGTGCGCGTCCTCGACGATGAACAGCGCCGGTTCTTTACGTGACAACGAGGCAGTGTTGATCAGCGCGGTGAGCCGTCGGCGGCGCGCGTCGGGATCGATCTGCGGCGACGACAGATCGGGGTCGGCGATACCCAGCAGGTCGTCGAGCAGCAGCAGGTCCAGCGGGTCGGACTCCGGATACTGCTCACGGATGCGGGCGCGGGCCGCCTGGCCGTCGAGGTCAACCACTCCGGCGCCCGCCCGCAGTAATCGGGTCACCGCGTGGAACGGGACGTCCTGGGCGTGCGACTCGCAGAACGTCCAGTGCACCTCGATGCCACGGGCGCTGGCCAGCGCGGCGGCCTCGCGGGCCACCCGGCTCTTGCCGACACCCGCGGATCCGGACAGGCTCACGACGCCGCCGCGACCGCGGATGGTGCCGCCGATGAGACCGTCAAGAGTGGCCATCTCCCCGCGCCGCCCGACCAGGCTGGCTTCGACGCGATCGGTCATGACATCACGGCCGTGGACCGAGCGCAGTCGCTGCGCACGCACGGGGAGATCGGACCCCTTGACGCGGACGAATTCCGGATCGGTGAGCGACGCGAGGTGAGCGACGAGTCGCGCGGTCGTCTCCGAGAGCAGCACGCCTCCCGGAGGCGCCGCCGACTCGATTCGCTTCGCGAATCCGACCGTTTCGCCGGTCGCGACATAGCCGAGCGACCCCGACCCGATGTCTCCGGCGATCACCCGCCCGGAGTTCACGCCCACCCGCACGAGCAGGTCGACGCCGTCGCGGTCCTTGACGGCGGCGGCCAGTCGCTTGGCCTCGCGCTGGATCTCCAGCGCGCTCAGGCAAGCGCGAAAAGCGTGGTCCTCCAACGCGATCGGGGCACCGAACAGCGCCATCACACCGTCGCCGTTGTACTCGACGGTGCCGCCGTAGCGGCGCGCCGCCTGTGCGGACCGCTCGACCAGTTCGGTCATGATCTCGCGCAGGCGCTCGCCGTCAACCGCGGCCGCGAGGTCCATCGAGCGCACCACGTCGGCGAACAGCACCGTCACCTGTTTGTACTCCGGGAGGCCACACGGGGCCGCGGCTCGCGCACCGCACTCGTCGCAGAACTTGGCGCCGTGCCGCAGACCCGTGCCGCACGACCTGCACACCGCTGCCGTCGACGTCACTGTTTTACCGCCGATCCGGACGGCACCCACGTGCCTCCGATGCGCCCAGGGTAGGACCAGCCACCGGCGGGCACGGACCGAAACGCCAATATTGACGAGCTCGACGAAACGCGCCTCCGAGTAACGTGACCGCCCGTGACGCACAGCGGACCTCTTGCGGGCGTGAAAGTCATCGAACTCGGCGGCATCGGTCCGGGACCGCACGCCGCGATGGTGCTGGCCGATCTCGGCGCCGACGTGGTGCGCGTGCGCAGGCCCGGCGGGTTGCAGATCCCGGCCGAGAACGTCGACCTGCTGCACCGCGGCAAACGCGTCGTCGACCTCGACGTCAAGCAGGACCCGGGCGCGCTGCTGAACCTGGCCGCCAAGGCCGACGTGTTGATCGACGCGTTCCGGCCGGGCACCTGCGAACGCCTCGGCATCGGGCCCGACGAATGCGCGGCGGTCAATCCGCGGCTCATCTACGCGCGGATCACCGGCTGGGGTCAGCACGGCCCGCTGGCGCAGACCGCCGGCCACGACATCAACTACCTCTCCCAGACCGGCGCGCTGTCGGCGATCGGATACCGCGACCGGCCGCCGGTCGCGCCGCTGAACCTGGTCGCCGACTTCGGCGGCGGGTCGATGTTCGTGCTGCTCGGCATCGTGTCCGCACTGTACGAACGCGAGCGCTCCGGGCTGGGGCAGGTGATCGACGCGGCGATGGTCGACGGTGTCTCGGTGCTGGCGCAGATGGCGTGGACGATGAAGGCGACCGGCACGCTGAGCGACGAACGCGAGTCGTTCATGCTCGACGGCGGCGCACCGTTCTACCGCACTTACGAAACCGCCGACGGCAGGTACATGGCCGTCGGCGCGATCGAGCCGCAGTTCTACGCGCAACTGCTCGACGGCCTCGGACTCGATCCGGCCGAACTGCCGCATCAACTCGACAAGGCGGCGTACCCGCAGATGCACGCCGTGTTCGCCGAGCGGTTCGCAAGCAAAACCCGCGACGAGTGGTCCGCGATCTTCGCGGGCACCGACGCGTGTGTCACCCCGGTGCTGACGTGGAGCGAGGCGGCGCACAACGACCACCTGCGCGCACGGTCGACGCTGGTGCAGGCCGACGGCGCCGATCAGGCCGCGCCGGCGCCGCGGTTCTCGCGCACACCGGCCGGCCCGGTCGGCTCGCCGCCGCAGCACACCACGCCGATCGCCGATATTGACTGGGACCAATAATTAGCTGGAAAGGCCTATACATCAGGCTGGCGACTTGGCTAGGATTTGCCGCATGGCGGTTCAGGCATCGCGGGAAGTGGTTTTCGAGGCGCCCAAAGACGTCATTCTCGACGCGCTCGCCGACATCGACGCGGTCCCGACGTGGTCGCCCGTGCACAAGTCCGCCGAGGTGCTCGACCGCCATCCCGACGGCCGGCCCCACCACGTCAAGGCGACGTTCAAGATCATGGGCGTCACCGACAAGGAAGTCCTCGAGTACCACTGGGGCGACGACTGGGTGGTGTGGGACGCCAAGGCGACGCTGCAGCAGCGCGGCCAGCACGGCGAGTACAACCTGACCGCCATCGGCGAGGACCGCACCCGGGTGCGGTTCGACATCGTGATCGACCTGGCCGCCCCGATCCCCGAATTCCTGCTGCGCCGGGCGAAGAGGATGGTGCTCGACGTGGCGACCGAGAACCTGCGTCGACGGGTGATGACCGACGACCAGTCTTCCGCTCAGCCCGATTAGCGCGGAATAGGATCCGCTCGCGCTCCGGTTGCACGCTGCATGCCGACCGGAGTTTTTCTCTTCCCCAGCCCGAACGCCACCAACGTCGTCGACGACGTCATCGACAAGGCGCGCGCCGCCTATGACGTTGGCGTGCGCCAGATCTGGCTGGCCCAGCAGCTGGCGCAGGACGCGATCGGTCTCGCCGGGCACATCGGAGCCGCCGTCCCCGGCCTCGGCGTCGGCACGTCGGTGGTGCCGATCAACCCCCGCCACCCGTTGCTCATCGCGTCGCAGGCGCAGACCGCGCAGGCCGCCGCACACGGCAACTTCAGCCTCGGGCTCGGACTCGGCGCGCACGCGGTGGAAACCGAGGCGTTCGGTCAGGCGTGGCCGAACACCGTCCAACGCCTCAGGGAGCATCTGACCGTGCTGCGGTCGATCCTCGACGACGGGGCCGTCGACTTCCACGGCGAGGAGGTCAGCGCGGTCTCGATCTGGCCGGTGACCGTCGCCGGCGGTACCCCGATACCGGTGTACGTCGCCGCGATGGGGCCCAAGGCGCTGCAGGTCACCGGTGAACTCGCTGACGGCACAATGCCTTACCTCGCCGGACCGCGCACCCTCAAGGAGTTCATCGTGCCGACGATCACGGCTGCCGCCGAGCAGGCCGGCCGTCCTGCGCCGCGCATCATCGCCGCCGCACCCGCCCTCGTGCTGGACGACGTCGACGCCGCCCGTGCGGTGTCAGACCAGAAGCTGGCGTTCTACGAGACGATCCCGTCGTACCGAAAGGTGCTCGCGCGCGAGGGCGTACAGTCGGCCACCGAACTCGCGGCGATCGGCTCGACCGAGGCGGTGGTGGAGCGGATGCGCGATTATCTCGACGCCGGGGCCACCGATGTGGTGCTCAATCCGCTGCGCACCGAACCCGGTGACCTCGAGGCGCTTTGGGAGGTCGCGCGCAACATCGACGCAACATGAGGTGCCTACCGTAGCGGGATGCCGTCGCGACGCCGTTCGCCGCTGTTGGCGCGTTTGGTGGTCGAGGCGCCCGGCCGCCCGCAGCAGGCCATCCTCGACGAGCTGAGGCGGGTGCTGCTCGACGGCGCCGTCTTGCCCGGCACCCCGATCCCGCTGGCCGAGGTGGCCGACCTGTTCGGGGTCAGCCAGATCCCGGTGCGCGAAGCGCTCAAGACGCTGATCGGGGAAGGGCTGGTGACCCACCGCAGCAATTTCGGCTACACCGTCGCGCAGTTGACGCCGCTGGAGCTGCGCGAGATGTACATCGTGCGCGAGACCCTGGAGTCGGCCGCGCTGGCCGCGGCGGTCGCCAACGCGACCGACGGGGACCGGGCCGCGATCGTCGCCGCCAACGAGGCCCTGCAGCACGCGATCCGCGAGGACGACCCCAGCGCCTATCACCGCCAGAGCCGCGGCTTCCACCTCGCCCTGACGCGGCCCTCACGGATGCACCGGCTGCTGCACATGCTCGAATCCGCTTGGAACGTCACCGAACCCGTGCAATCGATGGTGCACGTGTCAGGCGACGACCGGGCGGCGTTGCACGCCGACCACTGCGAAATGGTCGGGGTGTTCCTCGCCGGCGACGTCGAGGGCCTGCTGACCGCGGCGGAGGCGCACGCGCAGCGGCTCAATTCGGTCATCTCAACCCTGCCCACCGACACCGGTCTGTTGATGCCGACGGATATATCTTCTGCGCAATAGCCGGGTAGTTCACCGGAAATAGCGACGCAACACAGCGCGGTTAGCGTCCGCGCCATGACCAACCTCGAAACCGCAGGCAGGACTGACCTCCCGCCCGGCACCATCATCGCTGCCGGCGACATCGTCGAAGCCGCCGGCCATCCCATCGGCAGCGGCGTCATCAAACCCGGATACGACCTCCGCCTCACCAACGAGGACCTGGCCCCGCTGCGAAAGCAGACCTGGTCGTCGTACAACATCTTCGCGTTCTGGATGTCCGACGTGCACAGCGTCGGCGGGTACGTCACCGCCGGCAGCCTGTTCGCGCTCGGCCTGGCCAGTTGGCAGGTGCTCGTCGCCCTGCTGATCGGCATCATCATCGTCAACGTGTTCTGCAATCTGGTGGCCAAACCCAGCCAGGCCACCGGCGTGCCCTACCCGGTGATCTGCCGCAGCGTGTTCGGCGTGCTCGGAGCGAACATCCCGGCCATCATCCGCGGCCTGATCGCGGTGGCGTGGTACGGCATCCAGACCTACCTGGCCTCGGCGGCGCTGGACGTGGTGCTGCTCAAGCTGTTCCCGGGGCTCATGCCCTACGCGGAGGTGGAGCAGTACGGCTTCGCCGGGCTGTCGCTGCTCGGCTGGGGCAGCTTCATCCTGCTGTGGATCCTGCAGGCCTGCGTGTTCTGGCGCGGCATGGAGTCCATCCGCAAGTTCATCGACTTCTGCGGACCCGCGGTCTACGTCGTGATGTTCCTGCTGTGCGGATACCTGATCTATCAGGCCGGCTGGGGCGCAATCGATCTCAACCTCGGCGACGTCACCTACACCGGCCTGTCGTCGATCCCGGTGATGCTCGGCGCGATCGCGCTGGTGGTCTCGTACTTCTCCGGGCCGATGCTCAACTTCGGCGACTTCTCCCGCTACGGCAAGTCGTTCGCGGCCGTCAAGCGCGGGAACTTCCTCGGTCTTCCGGTCAACTTCCTGCTGTTCTCCATCCTGGTCGTGGTGACGGCGTCGCTGACGGTGCCGGTGTTCGGCGAGCTGCTCACCGACCCGGTCGAAACCGTGGCGCGCATCGACTCGACGTTCGCGATCGTACTGGGCGCGTTGACGTTCACCATCGCGACCATCGGCATCAACATCGTCGCGAACTTCATCTCGCCGGCGTTCGACTTCTCCAACGTCAGCCCGCAGCGCATCAGCTGGCGTGCCGGCGGCATGATCGCGGCCGTCGGGTCGGTGCTGATCACGCCGTGGAACCTGTACAACAACCCGGAGGTCATCCACTACACGCTGGAGACCCTCGGCGCGTTCATCGGCCCGCTGTTCGGTGTGCTGATCGCCCACTACTACCTGGTGCACAAGCAGAAGGTGGTCGTCGACGACATGTTCACCCTCGATGAGGACGGAACCTACTGGTACACCAAGGGTTACAACCCGGCTGCGGTCATCGCGACCGTGATCGGCGCCGTGGTGGCGGTGGTCCCGGTGCTGCTGGGCGGTTCGGTGGTCGGCATGCACACCGCCGCGCAGTACAGCTGGTTTATCGGGTGCGGGCTCGGGTTCGCCGCGTACTGGGCGATGGCCACCCGCGGCCGCTTCGCGGTGCCTGCCCTGCCGTGACGCGGATCTGGGTCATCAACCCGAACACCACCGAGGCGATGACGGCCGCGATCGAGCGCTCCGCTCGGGCCGTCGTCGCCCCGGGCACGGTGGTCACCGGCGTCACCTCCGAGATCGGGCCCGCTTCGATCGAGAGCCATTACGACGAGGCGCTTTCGGTGCCCGGTGTGCTGCGCGCGATCGAGCGTGGTGAACGCGAGGGGGTGGACGGCTATGTCATCGCGTGCTTCGGTGACCCGGGTCTGGACGCCGCACGCGAGGCGGCGGCCGGCCCGGTGATCGGCATCGCCGAGGCCGCGATGCACACCGCGAGCCACCTCGGGCGCGGGTTCAGCGTCGTCACCACGTTGGCGCGGACCATCGGGCGCGCCGAGGACCTCGCCAACCACTATGGGATGCAGCGGTTCTGCCGCGGGGTCCACGCCTGCGACATCCCGGTGCTCGACCTGGACACCGACCCAGACGCGCGCAAGATCGTCACCGAGGCGTGCCGGGAGGCCGTCGAGTCCGACGGTTCCGACGTGGTGGTCCTCGGGTGCGCGGGAATGGCGTCGATGTGCGCGCCGATATCGGCCGAACTGGGTGTGCCGGTCGTCGACGGCGTCACCGCGGCGACGCTCACGGTGCGGTCGCTGGTCGCGATGGGATTAGGCACCTCCAAGCGCGGCGAGTTCGCCGCGCCGCTGCCGAAGGACTACCTGACCGGCGGGTGATGCGTGCGCCAGTGCTCGGCGATCTCGATGCGCTGCGCGAGCCACACCCCGTCGTGGGACAGCACGTGGTCGCAGAACCGTTCGAGCGCCGCGCTGCGCGCCGGGCGGCCCGCCAGCCGGCAGTGCAGGCCGATCGACAGCATCTTCGGGTTGCCTTCTCGCCCTTCGCGGTACAGCACGTCGAAGGCGTCGCGCAGGTGGGCGAAGAACTCCTCGCCGGTGGCGAACCCCGCGGCCGAGGCGAACCGCATGTCGTTGGTGTCCAGCGTGTAGGGCACGACCAGGTGGTCGGTGTCGTGCACGCGCACCCAGTACGGCAGGTCGTCGGCGTAGGAGTCCGCGTCGTAGACGAATCCGCCTTGCTCGACGACGAGTTCGCGGGTGTTGGGTGAGTCACGGCCGGTGTACCAGCCGCGCGGTGCGGCGCCGGTCAACTCGGTCAGGATGCGCACCGCCTCGGCCATGTGGCCGCGTTCGGTGTCACGGTCGATGGACTGGTAGGACTTCCACCGCAGTCCGTGACAGGCGATCTCGTGGCCGAGTTCGGCGAACGCCGCGACGGCTTCCGGGTTGCGTTGCATCGCCCTGGCCACAGCGAAGATCGTCAGCGGGATGCCGCGTCGCTCGAAGATCCGAAGCAGCCGCCACAGGCCGGCCCGCGAACCATATTCGTAGAGCGACTCCATGCTCATGTGGCGGTCGGGAAACGCCTCGGCGAGGGTGATCTCCGACAGGAACGTCTCCGAGGCCGGGTCGCCGTCGAGCACCGAATTCTCGGCGCCCTCTTCGTAATTGAGCACGAACTGCACCGCGATCACCGACCCGCCCGGCCACTTCGGGTCCGGCGGGGTGCGGCCGTAGCCCACCATGTCGCGCGGGTATGAGGTCACGCCAGCTCGCCGAAGAGCCGCAGCCGCGCGAGGCCGCCGTCGGGAAAGATGTCGAGCCGCACGCGGTCGATGACATCGGTTGCGCCCAGCGGGAACCGGTGCCGGGTGTCAGGCAGCAGGTCGGTGCGCGGCAGCAGCGGCACGTGGGTCCCGTCGGCGCGCATCCCGGTCAGCGAGGCCGCACCGGGGCTGTTACCGATGAAGTACGAGGTGTCGATCTCGGCCATCCGGATCCGGCCGGGACCCGCGAGCCGCAGGAGTACCCAGTCGTTGCCGTCGTCACGGCGCCGCGCGGTCTCCCAGCCGTCGCCCATCACCTGCGCCAGGCCGGGGAAGATGATGTTCTGCGGTGAGCTGTAGAACCGGTTCGAACAGTCCAGCACCAGGCCGCCGTTCTCGAGCGCGGCCAGGTCGACTGGGCCGAAACCCAGCTGGCGCCGGTCGGGCATGCCCTCGCCGTGCACCCGCAGCCGGGCCACCCCGCCGTCGGGGTACATGGTCAACCGCACATGGGTCCAACGGGTTTCGGAATGCACCTCGAACGGGTTGCGGGTGTCGCCGTATACCTTCGCGCGTTCGACGATTGTCTGCCAACCGGGGTCGGCGGCGATCTGCTCCGCGGGCGGATATCCGTCGACCGCGATGGCCTCGACCGACACCTCCGGCGGGAAGT
The window above is part of the Mycolicibacterium rutilum genome. Proteins encoded here:
- a CDS encoding AAA family ATPase → MTSTAAVCRSCGTGLRHGAKFCDECGARAAAPCGLPEYKQVTVLFADVVRSMDLAAAVDGERLREIMTELVERSAQAARRYGGTVEYNGDGVMALFGAPIALEDHAFRACLSALEIQREAKRLAAAVKDRDGVDLLVRVGVNSGRVIAGDIGSGSLGYVATGETVGFAKRIESAAPPGGVLLSETTARLVAHLASLTDPEFVRVKGSDLPVRAQRLRSVHGRDVMTDRVEASLVGRRGEMATLDGLIGGTIRGRGGVVSLSGSAGVGKSRVAREAAALASARGIEVHWTFCESHAQDVPFHAVTRLLRAGAGVVDLDGQAARARIREQYPESDPLDLLLLDDLLGIADPDLSSPQIDPDARRRRLTALINTASLSRKEPALFIVEDAHWIDPASESLLGDFLTVVPQTPQLVLITFRPEYVGALSRVPGAHAIALAPLHDSETAMLLGELVGGDPSAARLATVITERASGNPFFAEEMVREMVQRGVLQGAHGEYVCEVDVADVCVPATVQAAIKARIDRLSASSRRTLSAASILGARFGADLLAALQPDAVVDELLAAELIDRVRCPRGAEYTFRHPLIRAVAYESQLRTDRAALHRRVAVAIEERFPASADDNAALIAEHLEAAYDLPAAYRWHMRAAAWATDRDITSARQSWERARVIADALPADEPNRRAMQIAPRTMLCGIAWRLHANVADEHIDELRDLCAAAGDTASLAIGMAGLAIDRAFQGRIRDASRLASEAWGLIDSLRDPTLTVGLSFPLIYPKGHGGEWRDVLQWSQRAIDSADGDPSAGDLLFGSPLAVAYTTRGFARYCLGRPGWSDDLRRGLAMARETGSFSYATVVAYVYFPGIPLGVLAAHDRAVREIEDALRIAERSGDDMAVAFDRVILGLALAHRDSEAERDRGLRLLTEVRDVLEHESHNLSELRLVNVYLAREQARHGDRDQAIVQIRAALDQLVCEGQLLSWGIPATAVLVETLLDRGGDGDVCEAEVALERLAAVPVLDGLAIRDVWLLRSRALLARAQGDRATYRELACGYRRTAERFGYEGHLRWAAAMLADTEGSGTIERRPVPSAGRR
- a CDS encoding CaiB/BaiF CoA transferase family protein, producing MTHSGPLAGVKVIELGGIGPGPHAAMVLADLGADVVRVRRPGGLQIPAENVDLLHRGKRVVDLDVKQDPGALLNLAAKADVLIDAFRPGTCERLGIGPDECAAVNPRLIYARITGWGQHGPLAQTAGHDINYLSQTGALSAIGYRDRPPVAPLNLVADFGGGSMFVLLGIVSALYERERSGLGQVIDAAMVDGVSVLAQMAWTMKATGTLSDERESFMLDGGAPFYRTYETADGRYMAVGAIEPQFYAQLLDGLGLDPAELPHQLDKAAYPQMHAVFAERFASKTRDEWSAIFAGTDACVTPVLTWSEAAHNDHLRARSTLVQADGADQAAPAPRFSRTPAGPVGSPPQHTTPIADIDWDQ
- a CDS encoding SRPBCC family protein; this encodes MAVQASREVVFEAPKDVILDALADIDAVPTWSPVHKSAEVLDRHPDGRPHHVKATFKIMGVTDKEVLEYHWGDDWVVWDAKATLQQRGQHGEYNLTAIGEDRTRVRFDIVIDLAAPIPEFLLRRAKRMVLDVATENLRRRVMTDDQSSAQPD
- a CDS encoding TIGR03564 family F420-dependent LLM class oxidoreductase, producing MPTGVFLFPSPNATNVVDDVIDKARAAYDVGVRQIWLAQQLAQDAIGLAGHIGAAVPGLGVGTSVVPINPRHPLLIASQAQTAQAAAHGNFSLGLGLGAHAVETEAFGQAWPNTVQRLREHLTVLRSILDDGAVDFHGEEVSAVSIWPVTVAGGTPIPVYVAAMGPKALQVTGELADGTMPYLAGPRTLKEFIVPTITAAAEQAGRPAPRIIAAAPALVLDDVDAARAVSDQKLAFYETIPSYRKVLAREGVQSATELAAIGSTEAVVERMRDYLDAGATDVVLNPLRTEPGDLEALWEVARNIDAT
- a CDS encoding GntR family transcriptional regulator, translated to MPSRRRSPLLARLVVEAPGRPQQAILDELRRVLLDGAVLPGTPIPLAEVADLFGVSQIPVREALKTLIGEGLVTHRSNFGYTVAQLTPLELREMYIVRETLESAALAAAVANATDGDRAAIVAANEALQHAIREDDPSAYHRQSRGFHLALTRPSRMHRLLHMLESAWNVTEPVQSMVHVSGDDRAALHADHCEMVGVFLAGDVEGLLTAAEAHAQRLNSVISTLPTDTGLLMPTDISSAQ
- a CDS encoding NCS1 family nucleobase:cation symporter-1, yielding MTNLETAGRTDLPPGTIIAAGDIVEAAGHPIGSGVIKPGYDLRLTNEDLAPLRKQTWSSYNIFAFWMSDVHSVGGYVTAGSLFALGLASWQVLVALLIGIIIVNVFCNLVAKPSQATGVPYPVICRSVFGVLGANIPAIIRGLIAVAWYGIQTYLASAALDVVLLKLFPGLMPYAEVEQYGFAGLSLLGWGSFILLWILQACVFWRGMESIRKFIDFCGPAVYVVMFLLCGYLIYQAGWGAIDLNLGDVTYTGLSSIPVMLGAIALVVSYFSGPMLNFGDFSRYGKSFAAVKRGNFLGLPVNFLLFSILVVVTASLTVPVFGELLTDPVETVARIDSTFAIVLGALTFTIATIGINIVANFISPAFDFSNVSPQRISWRAGGMIAAVGSVLITPWNLYNNPEVIHYTLETLGAFIGPLFGVLIAHYYLVHKQKVVVDDMFTLDEDGTYWYTKGYNPAAVIATVIGAVVAVVPVLLGGSVVGMHTAAQYSWFIGCGLGFAAYWAMATRGRFAVPALP
- a CDS encoding aspartate/glutamate racemase family protein; the encoded protein is MTRIWVINPNTTEAMTAAIERSARAVVAPGTVVTGVTSEIGPASIESHYDEALSVPGVLRAIERGEREGVDGYVIACFGDPGLDAAREAAAGPVIGIAEAAMHTASHLGRGFSVVTTLARTIGRAEDLANHYGMQRFCRGVHACDIPVLDLDTDPDARKIVTEACREAVESDGSDVVVLGCAGMASMCAPISAELGVPVVDGVTAATLTVRSLVAMGLGTSKRGEFAAPLPKDYLTGG
- the puuE gene encoding allantoinase PuuE — translated: MTSYPRDMVGYGRTPPDPKWPGGSVIAVQFVLNYEEGAENSVLDGDPASETFLSEITLAEAFPDRHMSMESLYEYGSRAGLWRLLRIFERRGIPLTIFAVARAMQRNPEAVAAFAELGHEIACHGLRWKSYQSIDRDTERGHMAEAVRILTELTGAAPRGWYTGRDSPNTRELVVEQGGFVYDADSYADDLPYWVRVHDTDHLVVPYTLDTNDMRFASAAGFATGEEFFAHLRDAFDVLYREGREGNPKMLSIGLHCRLAGRPARSAALERFCDHVLSHDGVWLAQRIEIAEHWRTHHPPVR
- the alc gene encoding allantoicase — protein: MSDPEPDFTWLPDLALRSLGGAVIWANDETFAEKENLINPGPAGYRAATFGHKGQVYDGWETRRRREPGHDQAVVRLGVPGLIRGVVVDTAWFKGNFPPEVSVEAIAVDGYPPAEQIAADPGWQTIVERAKVYGDTRNPFEVHSETRWTHVRLTMYPDGGVARLRVHGEGMPDRRQLGFGPVDLAALENGGLVLDCSNRFYSSPQNIIFPGLAQVMGDGWETARRRDDGNDWVLLRLAGPGRIRMAEIDTSYFIGNSPGAASLTGMRADGTHVPLLPRTDLLPDTRHRFPLGATDVIDRVRLDIFPDGGLARLRLFGELA